In a single window of the Plasmodium malariae apicoplast, complete genome genome:
- the RPS2 gene encoding apicoplast ribosomal protein S2, putative — protein sequence MFITFNELLKSKIYIGNIHKSININNYKFIYKLKYNYCILNFTLIIIYLYKLYIYIYNISFINNKILFINNNILIINFIIKICNLTNNFYIIKWVPGLITNWYIFKKRIIIYIWLEKLFNNKYFINILSKKCINNLKNIYNKLYINFNGIKNMLILPKYIFLSNFNNLIIKEILKLKLILISFINLSLNSSYINVKILGNYNNYNSLKLIYKIIYTSIIHSKIKNM from the coding sequence ATGTTTATAACGTTTAATGAATTATTAAAATCTAAAATTTATATTGGAAATATTCATAAAAGTATTAATATTAATAATTATAAATTTATATATAAGTTAAAATATAATTATTGTATTTTAAATTTTACTTTAATAATAATATACTTATATAAATTATATATATATATTTATAATATATCATTTATAAATAATAAAATTTTATTTATTAATAATAATATTTTAATAATAAATTTTATAATTAAAATTTGTAATTTAACTAATAATTTTTATATAATTAAATGGGTTCCTGGATTAATAACAAATTGGTATATATTTAAAAAAAGAATTATTATTTATATATGGTTAGAAAAATTATTTAATAATAAATATTTTATTAATATATTATCAAAAAAATGTATAAATAATTTGAAAAATATTTATAATAAATTATATATAAATTTTAATGGTATAAAAAATATGTTAATTTTACCTAAATATATTTTTTTATCAAATTTTAATAATTTAATTATAAAAGAAATTTTAAAATTAAAATTAATTTTAATTAGTTTTATAAATTTAAGTTTAAATTCAAGTTATATAAATGTAAAAATTTTAGGTAATTATAATAATTATAATTCTTTAAAATTAATTTATAAAATAATTTATACATCTATAATACATAGTAAAATTAAAAATATGTGA
- the CLP gene encoding molecular chaperone, putative: MIKNNIIFKNLYSTKELIIIFIKAEYLALKYNNYIIMPIHLLLSILLTYNLCTKFFKINKKLITNKLILFLLNKYNNNKNIININFSNKVIDILIKLNNFNFKTNSFNLLLILLDEKDNDIKYLFKYINFLNFNINYYLPINIFPNIIVTKLKEISINILNSNFIYNYNINFNKLQYIKLLQILNLKIKKHIIINGVEENIFYFLQLLINNIKNKTVPIYLYHTEIWILNDLLNYDIQTIIFKILNISKFFINNKYKLILVIKHIEIFNLIDNTNDNINNNKLYYLYLLLNKIYNYNIHIIIISNIDKYKLYFKYNTIKNYYFYNIKIKELSILQIFIILKNNIYKYINYYKININNFILYELINLSKKYIKNLNSPTIPLIILENLCSKKYLFNNKIQNFNYLPTNNINNNNNLIITLEDIKNSIADYLNISKFLLFKNNKITKYNLKQLENYLYKNIHGQNHIFNKILPSIKQNLIGLKTKNKPIGSWILCGPSGTGKTELAKILAKQLFGSETELIRFDMSEYMEKHSISRLIGSPPGYIGYSEGGQLTEQIYKKPNSIILFDEIEKAHPDIYNIMLQILDEGRLTDTTGKLIDFTNTIILLTSNLGCPKDYNLYLTNKYFLSNLDLKKIEKNIKLYINNYFKPELLNRLTNILIFNPLNYNTLLLIFDKFINELKIKLYLNKLNINIYINNKLKYFLTKLTYNPLYGARPLKRLLELIFDKSISDLLLIYNKNYFIKNKYILYYFLNKYYNLNFNIYSF, translated from the coding sequence ATGATTAAAAATAATATAATTTTTAAAAATCTTTATAGTACTAAAGAATTAATAATAATATTTATTAAAGCAGAATATTTAGCATTAAAATATAATAATTATATCATAATGCCTATTCATTTATTATTAAGTATATTATTAACATATAATTTATGTACAAAATTTTTTAAAATAAACAAAAAATTAATAACTAATAAATTAATTTTATTTTTATTAAATAAGTATAATAATAATAAAAATATTATTAATATAAATTTTTCAAATAAAGTTATTGATATTTTAATTAAATTAAATAATTTTAATTTTAAAACTAATTCATTTAATTTATTATTAATATTATTAGATGAAAAAGATAATGATATAAAATATTTATTTAAATATATAAATTTTTTAAATTTTAATATAAATTATTATTTACCTATAAATATTTTTCCAAATATTATAGTAACAAAATTAAAAGAAATATCTATAAATATTTTAAATTCTAATTTTATTTATAATTATAATATTAATTTTAATAAATTACAATATATAAAATTATTGCAAATTTTAAATTTAAAAATAAAAAAACATATAATAATAAATGGTGTAGAAGAAAATATATTTTATTTTTTACAATTATTAATAAATAATATAAAAAATAAAACTGTACCAATTTATTTATATCATACAGAAATATGGATATTAAATGATTTATTAAATTATGATATACAAACTATAATATTTAAAATTTTAAATATATCAAAATTTTTTATTAATAATAAATATAAATTAATTTTAGTTATAAAACATATTGAAATATTTAATTTAATAGATAATACTAATGATAATATAAATAATAATAAACTATATTATCTATATTTATTATTAAACAAAATATATAATTATAATATACATATTATAATAATTTCAAATATAGATAAATATAAATTATATTTTAAATATAATACAATAAAAAATTATTATTTTTATAATATTAAAATAAAAGAATTATCTATTTTACAAATATTTATAATTTTAAAAAATAATATATATAAATATATAAACTATTATAAAATAAATATTAATAATTTCATTTTATATGAATTAATTAATTTAAGTAAAAAATATATTAAAAATTTAAATTCTCCTACAATACCTTTAATTATATTAGAAAATTTATGTTCTAAAAAATATTTATTTAATAATAAAATTCAAAATTTTAATTATTTACCTACTAATAATATAAATAATAATAATAATTTAATTATAACATTAGAAGATATAAAAAATTCAATAGCAGATTATTTAAATATATCAAAATTTTTATTATTTAAAAATAATAAAATTACAAAATATAATTTAAAACAATTAGAAAATTATTTATATAAAAATATACATGGTCAAAATCATATTTTTAATAAAATATTACCTTCAATTAAACAAAATTTAATAGGATTAAAAACAAAAAATAAACCTATAGGAAGTTGGATTTTATGTGGTCCTAGTGGTACAGGTAAAACAGAATTAGCTAAAATATTAGCAAAACAATTATTTGGTTCTGAAACAGAATTAATTAGATTTGATATGAGTGAATATATGGAAAAACATTCTATATCAAGATTAATTGGTTCTCCTCCAGGTTATATTGGTTATTCAGAAGGGGGACAATTAACAGAACAAATTTATAAAAAACCAAATTCTATAATTTTATTTGATGAAATAGAAAAAGCTCATCCTGATATATATAATATAATGTTACAAATATTAGATGAAGGTAGATTAACAGATACTACTGGTAAATTAATTGATTTTACAAATACTATAATTTTATTAACAAGTAATTTAGGTTGTCCTAAAGATTATAATTTATATTTAACTAATAAATATTTTTTATCTAATTTAGATTTAAAAAAAATAGAAAAAAACATAAAGTTATATATTAATAATTATTTTAAACCTGAATTATTAAATAGATTAACTAATATATTAATATTTAATCCTTTAAATTATAATACTTTATTATTAATATTTGATAAATTTATAAATGAATTAAAAATAAAATTATATTTAAATAAATTAAATATTAATATTTATATTAATAATAAATTAAAATATTTTTTAACTAAATTAACATATAATCCTTTATATGGAGCTCGTCCTTTAAAAAGATTATTAGAATTAATATTTGATAAATCAATTAGTGATTTATTATTAATTTATAATAAAAATTATTTTATTAAAAATAAATATATTTTATATTATTTTTTAAATAAATATTATAATTTAAATTTTAATATATATTCATTTTAA
- the rpoD gene encoding RNA polymerase sigma factor RpoD, putative, translated as MYFCFFNKYNLKILEKKLLLFFKYNISFKILHELLYLGFEYSFLYNYSLNLNDFLNFIYLLIIYKNKINNIYNYKYYEIKYNYINIFLNNYYYTQIINKIQIILNYNMYFKINPIYSNLFLFFNNKIKIKYSQLQQLIGYKGYISNIKGIIYEKPIINNYINEFIIYEYILSCYGSKKGVMDTALKTADSGYLTKRLVNITNNFIIKELNCKSPFIFRYLCNIDIYGNIILPLNILQFKILQNSIININKGVFINLKNIYITKYILNKILNLYYNNYINLKIKSIYLCTIFNNICNNCLNYKQLYKYNFGQHIGVISSEAISEPSTQMILRTFHISSILETKFNYNILKKFHIFKLYLYKLKMNKLFKLIFNFKKYKNNKFNLIFIINKIIFNYKYLNNFFKNYIICNKFIKHNFIYNSISKNFKYNLYNIIIKYLNNIVKYYNYNIVQLLIKNLYNKWIIYNLYTYYLYYKYIKLYNINKKGIIYNFNINKKYNIIYFIKNFINFYSYYYVNKYNNIILNSNFLLMKNILNLKLKNIKINKFIKNLYNKINIYINNIKKNNNYIKILNLNKYNFIFIYEIIRYNWYKYLLLNNKYNLFIVYNNNIKYLYKCNIKTNLYFIKNLYFINNNFINNYILYTYKYNLYNNQINNIYEYKKNIINILNNKFYNKIYYNYNNYNNIYNLYLNDITIGLQSINIIFENKNIKNNIFFISNNVYIIFYIKYYNYLNNIIYIYNVFNINKINYFNYKLNFYSYIFEDISSILYGGYSLNTNFYSINNNLQFYFKYLLININIYQSIKSSYIYIYNILIESILKQYSYQNIYLPSIYFELIIKKMLSCIKVISNNFKIFKYNDIIPLYLINIINYSLNLNKYYIYKYEPIILGITKSILANSGFLTNISFQNTLKVLSLNILNNKIDWLIDIKSKIMITDLLPIGNGWYRYLTN; from the exons ATGTATTTTTGTTTTTTTAATAAATATAATTTAAAAATTTTAGAAAAAAAATTATTATTATTTTTTAAATATAATATAAGTTTTAAAATATTACATGAATTATTATATTTAGGTTTTGAATATAGTTTTTTATATAATTATTCATTAAATTTAAATGATTTTTTAAATTTTATATATTTATTAATTATATATAAAAATAAAATTAATAATATATATAATTATAAATATTATGAAATAAAATATAATTATATAAATATTTTTTTAAATAATTATTATTATACACAAATAATTAATAAAATTCAAATAATATTAAATTATAATATGTATTTTAAAATTAATCCTATTTATTCTAATTTATTTTTATTTTTTAATAATAAAATTAAAATAAAATATTCTCAATTACAACAATTAATAGGATATAAAGGTTATATTTCAAATATAAAAGGAATAATTTATGAAAAACCAATTATAAATAATTATATAAATGAGTTTATTATATATGAATATATTTTATCTTGTTATGGTTCTAAAAAAGGAGTAATGGATACAGCTTTAAAAACTGCAGATTCAGGTTATTTAACTAAACGTTTAGTTAATATAACTAATAATTTTATAATAAAAGAATTAAATTGTAAATCTCCCTTTATATTTAGATATTTATGTAATATAGATATATATGGTAATATAATATTACCATTAAATATTTTACAATTTAAAATATTACAAAATAGTATTATAAATATTAATAAAGGTGTATTTATAAATTTAAAAAATATTTATATTACTAAATATATATTAAATAAAATATTAAATTTATATTATAATAATTATATAAATTTAAAAATAAAATCTATATATTTATGTACTATTTTTAATAATATTTGTAATAATTGTTTAAATTATAAACAATTATATAAATATAATTTTGGTCAACATATAGGAGTTATATCTAGTGAAGCAATAAGTGAACCTAGTACTCAAATGATTTTAAGAACTTTTCATATTAGTTCAATTTTAGAAACTAAATTTAATTATAATATTTTAAAAAAATTTCATATTTTTAAATTATATTTATATAAATTAAAAATGAATAAATTATTTAAATTAATATTTAATTTTAAAAAATATAAAAATAATAAATTTAATTTAATATTTATAATAAATAAAATAATATTTAATTATAAATATTTAAATAATTTTTTTAAAAATTATATTATATGTAATAAATTTATTAAACATAATTTTATATATAATTCAATTTCTAAAAATTTTAAATATAATTTATATAATATAATTATTAAATATTTAAATAATATTGTAAAATATTATAATTATAATATAGTACAATTATTAATAAAAAATTTATATAATAAATGGATTATATATAATTTATATACATATTATTTATATTATAAATATATAAAATTATATAATATTAATAAAAAAGGTATTATTTATAATTTTAATATTAATAAAAAGTATAATATTATATATTTTATAAAAAATTTTATTAATTTTTATTCATATTATTATGTTAATAAATATAATAATATTATTTTAAATTCTAATTTTTTATTA ATGAAAAATATTTTAAATTTAAAATTAAAAAATATTAAAATAAATAAATTTATAAAAAATTTATATAATAAAATTAATATTTATATAAATAATATAAAGAAAAATAATAATTATATTAAAATATTAAATTTAAATAAGTATAATTTTATTTTTATTTATGAAATAATAAGGTATAATTGGTATAAATATTTATTATTAAATAATAAATATAATTTATTTATTGTATATAATAATAATATAAAATATTTATATAAATGTAATATTAAAACTAATTTGTATTTTATTAAAAATTTATATTTTATTAATAATAATTTTATAAATAATTATATTTTATATACTTATAAATATAATTTATATAATAATCAAATTAATAATATATATGAATATAAAAAAAATATTATAAATATATTAAATAATAAATTTTATAATAAAATTTATTATAATTATAATAATTATAATAATATATATAATTTATATTTAAATGATATAACAATAGGATTACAATCCATTAATATTATATTTGAAAATAAAAATATTAAAAATAATATATTTTTTATTTCAAATAATGTTTATATTATTTTTTATATAAAATATTATAATTATTTAAATAATATTATATATATATATAATGTATTTAATATTAATAAAATTAATTATTTTAATTATAAATTAAATTTTTATTCATATATATTTGAAGATATAAGTTCTATTTTATATGGTGGATATTCATTAAATACAAATTTTTATTCAATAAATAATAATTTACAATTTTATTTTAAATATTTATTAATTAATATAAATATTTATCAATCTATTAAAAGTTCTTATATATATATATATAATATTTTAATTGAATCTATATTAAAACAATATAGTTATCAAAATATTTATTTACCTTCTATATATTTTGAACTTATTATAAAAAAAATGTTATCATGTATTAAAGTAATATCTAATAATTTTAAAATATTTAAATATAATGATATAATACCTTTATATTTAATTAATATTATTAATTATTCTTTAAATTTAAATAAATATTATATATATAAATATGAACCTATTATTTTAGGAATTACAAAATCTATTTTGGCTAATTCAGGATTTTTAACAAATATAAGTTTTCAAAATACTTTAAAAGTGTTAAGTTTAAATATTTTAAATAATAAAATTGATTGGTTAATTGATATTAAATCAAAAATAATGATAACTGATTTATTACCTATAGGTAATGGATGGTATAGATATTTAACAAATTAA
- the ORF105 gene encoding hypothetical protein, which yields MIFNLYYKLKKNLLLKKFKNIKKNNIKKFIYIKKYNILLKSKNSNCYIYNIINYKYKNLKLLYILSNKYNLILTKIINFYYIIYNNYNINYNNIHIIKNIFTYF from the coding sequence ATGATATTTAATTTATATTATAAATTAAAAAAAAATTTATTATTAAAAAAATTTAAAAATATAAAAAAAAATAATATTAAGAAATTTATTTATATAAAAAAATATAATATATTATTAAAAAGTAAAAATTCAAATTGTTATATATATAATATTATTAATTATAAATATAAAAATTTAAAATTATTATATATATTATCTAATAAATATAATTTAATATTAACTAAAATTATAAATTTTTATTATATAATATATAATAATTATAATATAAATTATAATAATATACATATTATTAAAAATATATTCACATATTTTTAA
- the ORF79 gene encoding hypothetical protein, whose protein sequence is MKNIFLYSKSNKTLYKTYKINLYNKNKNKFNIIKLGIYNSKLNIISCIYYILLKFLKCNFILNKNLFKLLLYKIKNKRNDRVVYCI, encoded by the coding sequence ATGAAAAATATTTTTTTATATTCTAAATCTAATAAAACTTTATATAAAACATATAAAATTAATTTATATAATAAGAATAAAAATAAATTTAATATTATTAAATTAGGTATTTATAATTCAAAATTAAATATAATATCTTGTATATATTATATATTATTAAAATTTTTAAAATGTAATTTTATATTAAATAAAAATTTATTTAAACTTTTATTATATAAAATAAAAAATAAGAGAAATGACAGAGTGGTTTATTGTATTTGA